The DNA window gacttttttttttcttttttctatttaaatatataaacattgATGAAATcttttagttggattattattttttctaattatggTAGAAAATGTTTTCTCTTCCCTTCCTTCCGCTATATTTCTCCCCTGCTGAATCGGTAGTCTTCTGTGTTATGCAATATGCCCAAGATAACAAgccaaaataaacaaactcCAGCAACAGGAAAACAGCTTTTACAGAGTGCTGGAAGCATATGGACAAGAAgataaagaaggaaaagagagtACACTAGGATTATAATGGTGAAACGTTTATAATCCTAATACGGTTTTTTCCTTGGCTCTTTTGTAGGATTTAGCGTGGAAGTTTGGACttagttttcttcttttggatGCTTGTATCCAATTCGGTCGGGAAGTCCCCACCCCTGGGATGTCTTGTCCTTCTCGTACTCTACTATTTACATCAtacttatttctttaatttctacaTTGTGTACCTTAGCCGCAATCAATTAGACAGGTACATGATTCTGAGACTAAGTGAGAAACAATCATCCATGACCTTTTCATCAACAATTGGGATCTGTCAAAAGGTTTGCAATCCCTCCTGTAACCATTTTTTGGTTGCTTTAGGTGTTTCACGATGATCACGTGCATTTATCGAAGTTGTCTCAAACATCTTTGTAGATTTTGATGGATATTTGTGTCggaaatattatgtttatttgtGCGCTTCATATTTTGTCAAGAGTATTTCTGAGGAGCTCAGCTGGGGTCCATAAGTAAGTTGTAAAACATTTTCAAGACTgttgctttaattttttagatgcTTCCAAATTGCTTTTCTTCAGTGAAACCAGCAATGGAATATGCGTCCATTTGCCCGTAGGACGTCtcattttgtttctaatttgtttgtttctcattGCTTGCGCAGGTACAGGTACAAAGACTTTTTCTTTGCCATCATTATTTCAAGTTACTTCAAGATCTTTCTTGTTTGCATGATGGTATACTTTCGATAGTTCtagttgttttctttttgttgtagACATTGCtgtttaattaatctaaaatgCATTGAATGAATACTTGTGTATCTTTCTGATATTCGTCGTGTTTTACTGCAGATCTGGGAATTTCCATCTCCAGTGATCTTCATTAtagatttatttgttttatcatCCAATGTAATAGCAATTAAAGGCAAGGAAGACTTAATTTGTCCGCAGCAGATAACTCTGGGGTCTTGGATGGTTATTGTATAGATTAGGAATTTTGCCAAATTCACTTCTAAAATCTTTTTTGTGAAGCAGTGATCACGGAGTCAGGTGTGAGTAGATGCGTTGGAACTTGCTTGTGTGCTCATGGAGCTAAGTTTCTGGCCACAAAGCTTTTTGAGAAATGAAGTTTAAAGATGGACACAGGCACAAGAACTTGGGGTTATGTGAGGTCAGACTAGATTCCAAAACTAATTATGCAACTTTAAGTATAGAAGATGATGATCTGGATTGTGGTTTCTTACACAGCCAGATTGATGAAAACTATTTCCAGAATTGGATCGGATATTTTAAGGAGTCCATAACTTTGGTAGTGAATGTGGTGGCTTTGAAAGGAGGTATGTTTTTATACTAGTGACATTTTGTTAATTGTAAAGACGTAATTGGTATAAATTTACTTACTAGAACTCCCTTTCTAAAATGGTTATAACTGATGATGTTGGATTGGCGCTCAACTCATCCGTCTATCTGAGAAATGAGATAAGATGACATGAACAAGACAAGATTGATCTGATATACTGCGTCATGagcttgtttttctttttcttttgtttcttcttctaagAATTGGGAAATTAAAGAAGAGACTTTTAAGGTCGAATCAATTAAAGATTAAGATTTAAATGAGGGGGAAGGAGAGATTTGTGTGAGGTGAATTTGTGGGAGTGAAAAGGGTGTGGAGTAGAGTGAAGAGGGGTAGGAGAGATTTGTGTGAGGTGAATTTGTGGGAGTGAAAAGGGTGTGGAGTAGAGTGAAGAGGGGTAGGAGAGATTTGTGTGAGGTGAATTTGTGGGAGTGAAAAGGGTGTGGAGTAGAGTGAAGAGGGGTAGGAGAGATTTGTGTGAGGTGAATTTGTGGGAGTGAAAAGGGTGTGGAGTAGAGTGAAGAGGGGTAGGAGAGATTTGTGTGAGGTGAATTTGTGGGAGTGAAAAGGGTGTGGAGTAGAGTGAAGAGGGGTAGGAGAGATTTGTGTGAGGTGAATTTGTGGGAGTGAAAAGGGTGTGGAGTAGAGTGAAGAGGGGTAGGAGAGATTTGTGTGAGGTGAATTTGTGGGAGTGAAAAGGGTAAGAGAAGGCCATCCAAGAAAACAAGACAAAACTGGATTTATACACTGATACAATTGTGCAGTCTCTCTGAGTAACTTTTGCACATCTTGGACTAACAAGACTCTTGTCTAAAACTACTGCCCTCATCATTTTTTCGTAAACCAACTTCGAACCAACTACTCGTCGCAGTTCATTCCCGGCATTTAAGTGTATAGAATCCAGTTGTGACAGTGAAGGGAaacattgttttgttttctacaAGCCCACCTGCGGACAACAAGTATTAGATCGGCCCAACCGTCAAAGGTCATCATGATTGGGCAAATAAGGcccaaatttcaatttctccttCATTGCCAAGTTTCCAATCAAATCTTAATTCTTTGGTTAAATATTTTGCTCTAACACCACATTTTTGTAACTATAGATTTACAAAACCTCCTCTAAGTAGGTTTTTATTACACaattaaccttttttttatttttattttatataaatagagATGTGGAAGTTTCCTTTTAAGAAGCCCTTCCAGAATGTAGATGGAGTGAAGACAGGTGGAGGAAACAGTGAACCCTAAATGATTTGAAtaaaaagggggaaaagaCAAATTTATGGGTTGAATTAGGGTGGTTGGAGTAAACCAAAGGCTGATTAGTCTATTTATcgagaaaaaagagaagaaagggaGGAGCTTTTTGAGACACGGTGGAGCCCACCAAAGGTGTGGTGCCTCACTCTATCATTATGGGATCTTAGAATTTGATGGAAAGATGCAATTATTGCTGCATGGaattccaaacaaaa is part of the Cucurbita pepo subsp. pepo cultivar mu-cu-16 chromosome LG03, ASM280686v2, whole genome shotgun sequence genome and encodes:
- the LOC111790953 gene encoding protein arv1 homolog isoform X5, translating into MGRDTNRNRCVQCGFGTNQLFLLYSPGNMHLVKCDNCKSVADEYIECEIMIVLIDLILLKRQAYTHLLYNLIDTDCLSRQDLAWKFGLSFLLLDAYRYMILRLSEKQSSMTFSSTIGICQKILMDICVGNIMFICALHILSRVFLRSSAGVHKYRYKDFFFAIIISSYFKIFLVCMMIWEFPSPVIFIIDLFVLSSNVIAIKVITESGVSRCVGTCLCAHGAKFLATKLFEK